The proteins below come from a single Methanothrix thermoacetophila PT genomic window:
- a CDS encoding ATP-dependent DNA ligase: MTEYTRIAELLSCRKRDRIGALASLLRSISKEEICPAVRLLTGGIRPSWSPGELTGRDILMDAILSISDRIEGGDMGEMAEHAIRHKRQRGIGEPSLTICYVHSVLNKIMKSKGRGSEGRRRSMLTGLLLSSPPLEGRYIALTAAGLRSGIGPRTIAAAISRAYGVDVEKVWAAYSRLPEMGHVAEAASTGSLDTIRLTPGIPFVMMEIPHVRITSAHGSIAKSDIICYARRGIRVQLHVSEERSWLFTNRRRDISHVLSGLKTEASRSAMLEGEMHTGEDLSQITRLINRRRSARRSSIRPSIIIWDAVCIDGKEIVDLEYSERLQLASDVVQNINGETINVSVVEPLEHEELLQSGLPVMVRAQSAPYLLGKRSRVDFQIVPR; this comes from the coding sequence ATGACAGAATACACGAGAATTGCAGAGCTTCTGAGCTGCAGGAAGCGGGACAGGATCGGCGCCCTCGCATCTCTCCTGAGATCTATCTCTAAAGAGGAGATCTGCCCTGCGGTGCGGCTCCTGACAGGTGGAATAAGGCCGAGCTGGAGTCCGGGGGAGCTCACCGGAAGAGATATACTGATGGACGCGATCCTCTCGATCTCCGATCGGATTGAGGGTGGGGATATGGGAGAGATGGCAGAGCACGCGATCCGCCACAAGCGCCAGAGAGGCATAGGCGAGCCGTCTCTTACCATCTGCTACGTCCACAGCGTGCTTAACAAGATCATGAAGTCGAAGGGACGGGGATCTGAGGGTCGACGCAGGTCCATGCTCACGGGCCTCCTGCTATCATCACCGCCGCTCGAGGGGAGATACATAGCTCTCACAGCAGCGGGGCTCAGATCCGGGATCGGGCCGAGGACGATTGCAGCAGCGATATCAAGAGCTTATGGGGTGGATGTCGAAAAGGTATGGGCAGCATACTCGAGGCTGCCGGAGATGGGGCATGTGGCGGAGGCTGCATCTACCGGTTCTCTGGACACTATAAGGCTCACACCCGGTATCCCGTTCGTCATGATGGAGATTCCACATGTGAGGATCACGTCTGCGCACGGTTCCATTGCCAAATCGGATATCATCTGCTATGCAAGAAGAGGCATCAGGGTCCAGCTCCACGTATCAGAGGAGAGATCCTGGCTGTTCACCAACAGACGAAGGGATATCAGCCATGTCCTCAGCGGTCTTAAAACAGAGGCGAGCAGATCTGCGATGCTTGAGGGAGAAATGCATACAGGGGAAGATCTCTCCCAGATCACCAGACTGATAAACCGGAGGAGGAGCGCCAGGAGATCATCGATCAGGCCCTCGATCATAATCTGGGATGCGGTCTGTATCGATGGCAAAGAGATCGTGGATCTGGAGTACTCGGAGAGGCTCCAACTGGCATCAGATGTCGTGCAGAATATCAATGGTGAGACTATTAACGTCTCCGTCGTGGAACCCCTTGAACACGAAGAGTTGCTTCAGAGCGGTCTTCCAGTAATGGTGCGCGCGCAATCTGCTCCATATCTCTTGGGAAAGAGGAGCAGAGTTGACTTTCAGATTGTACCTCGCTAG
- a CDS encoding alkaline phosphatase family protein, which translates to MLLMLPLIIFLLISPAICASDGISPDGVGSPKGAVLLIVDGLGSSYIYPEHIPYSVEGRPLKQAVLFNISDGARVLDIRAPVPSTVPGHSTIVTGCSSADEILVGMDNATIFDAARKRGYICLAVLQRGDFMSMLLKQDGVLYFENNSLSAEPIMGSRSDLPEDARRILEEWMHAYRFYSSSYPRYNRWGLDAATDIVRRLDLPFLLIVNLGGIDSAGHYRGFDEYIRAVRALDVGLGELVRTCRERDVLLIVTADHGMSFKGSRGGHAGENYSDRLESLRIPLIAIGPGVDDVIVGGKWSQADIAPTLLALLGIEGDLPMSDGRSLPIRKTYSLRVELPRPGDVDIYRNGSLIAEDSGSSSYTFRGLERGVYDLHLDGHLRSIVLFDDTTLDLRQPDRGLIPRWLVGALLMLAINACGIFVIVRILR; encoded by the coding sequence ATGCTGCTGATGCTACCGCTCATCATTTTTCTTCTCATATCTCCAGCAATCTGCGCCAGCGACGGCATATCTCCGGACGGTGTGGGGTCTCCAAAAGGGGCTGTCCTTCTCATCGTCGATGGACTCGGGTCGAGCTACATCTATCCCGAGCATATCCCATACTCTGTAGAGGGGAGGCCCCTCAAGCAGGCAGTGCTATTCAATATCAGCGATGGCGCCAGGGTTCTCGACATCCGGGCGCCGGTGCCGTCCACTGTTCCAGGGCACAGCACGATCGTCACAGGGTGCTCGAGTGCTGATGAGATTCTTGTGGGAATGGATAACGCCACGATATTCGACGCAGCCCGAAAGAGAGGATACATCTGCCTTGCGGTACTTCAGAGGGGCGACTTCATGAGCATGCTCCTGAAGCAGGATGGCGTTCTTTATTTTGAGAACAATTCTCTCTCAGCTGAGCCCATCATGGGATCCAGAAGCGATCTCCCTGAGGATGCGAGGAGGATCCTGGAGGAATGGATGCACGCCTACCGATTTTACAGTTCCAGCTATCCAAGATACAATCGATGGGGGCTTGATGCCGCCACAGATATCGTGAGAAGGCTGGACCTGCCCTTTCTGCTCATCGTAAACCTCGGCGGCATCGACTCAGCTGGTCATTACAGAGGGTTCGACGAGTATATCAGAGCTGTAAGGGCGCTGGATGTGGGGCTGGGGGAGCTGGTTCGCACCTGCAGGGAGAGAGATGTGCTGCTCATCGTTACCGCAGATCATGGCATGTCCTTCAAAGGATCCCGTGGAGGGCATGCGGGAGAGAACTACTCTGACCGTCTGGAGAGTCTGAGGATACCACTGATAGCAATCGGCCCTGGCGTGGACGATGTGATCGTGGGCGGCAAGTGGTCGCAGGCGGATATCGCCCCAACGCTTCTCGCGCTGCTCGGAATAGAGGGGGATCTCCCGATGAGCGATGGTAGAAGCCTCCCCATAAGAAAGACTTACAGCCTGAGGGTGGAGCTGCCGCGCCCGGGTGATGTGGATATTTACAGAAACGGCTCTCTTATTGCAGAAGACAGCGGCTCCTCCAGCTACACATTCAGGGGGCTGGAGAGAGGAGTTTACGATCTCCATCTCGATGGGCATCTGAGATCCATCGTCCTATTCGATGACACGACACTGGATCTCCGCCAGCCCGACAGAGGACTGATTCCCAGATGGCTCGTCGGCGCTCTCCTGATGCTGGCCATAAACGCATGCGGGATCTTCGTGATCGTAAGGATTCTCAGATAA
- a CDS encoding bifunctional 5,6,7,8-tetrahydromethanopterin hydro-lyase/3-hexulose-6-phosphate synthase produces the protein MFLVGEALIGKEPEVAHIDLLIGDKNGPVGIAFANGLTQLSAGHTPLLSVIRPNLLAKPSTLIVPKVTVKNMEQAAIIFGPAQTAVAKAVADAVEEGVIPKERAEELVIIVSVFIHPDAKDYDAIYRYNYGATKLAIQRAMEGFPDVDKVLYEKERSVHPVMGYRVMRLWDPPYLQIAFDIVDLAEVKRVLSEIPESDHLLIEMGTPLVKMHGVQVVREVRRARPGSFVVLDLKTLDTGNLEVRLAADASADAVVISGLAPRKTIELAIKEAKKTGIYSIVDMLNVRDPVEVLRSLSVLPDVVELHRAIDMENSEHAWQSIPEIKSLGGKILVAVAGGIRVDNVRDALRAGADIIVVGRAITRSKDVRDMTEQFLSQLKKSEIDQYRIMTDF, from the coding sequence TTGTTTTTGGTAGGAGAGGCTCTTATCGGGAAGGAGCCCGAGGTAGCTCACATCGATCTGCTTATCGGGGATAAGAACGGTCCGGTGGGCATTGCGTTTGCAAATGGTCTCACGCAGCTGTCAGCCGGGCACACCCCGCTTCTCTCTGTCATACGGCCGAACCTTCTGGCAAAGCCATCGACGTTGATAGTTCCGAAGGTCACCGTGAAGAACATGGAACAGGCGGCGATCATATTCGGTCCGGCCCAGACTGCGGTGGCAAAGGCCGTGGCAGATGCAGTGGAGGAGGGTGTGATCCCAAAGGAGCGTGCTGAGGAGCTGGTGATCATAGTATCCGTCTTCATCCACCCTGATGCGAAGGACTACGACGCGATCTACAGGTACAACTACGGCGCGACGAAGCTCGCCATACAAAGGGCGATGGAGGGATTCCCGGACGTCGACAAGGTTCTCTACGAGAAGGAGAGATCTGTGCATCCTGTGATGGGCTACAGGGTCATGAGGCTGTGGGATCCGCCTTACCTTCAGATAGCTTTCGATATCGTCGATCTCGCCGAGGTGAAGAGGGTCCTGTCTGAGATCCCCGAAAGCGATCATTTGCTGATAGAGATGGGCACGCCGCTGGTGAAGATGCATGGTGTTCAGGTCGTGAGGGAGGTGAGGAGAGCGAGACCTGGATCGTTTGTAGTGCTCGATCTGAAGACCCTGGACACAGGGAATCTCGAGGTCAGGCTTGCTGCTGATGCGTCTGCGGATGCTGTTGTCATCTCCGGACTGGCGCCAAGGAAGACAATCGAGCTCGCGATCAAGGAGGCGAAGAAGACCGGCATATACTCCATAGTGGATATGCTCAACGTGCGCGATCCGGTTGAGGTTCTCAGGAGCCTCTCGGTGCTTCCTGACGTGGTTGAGCTCCACAGGGCGATTGACATGGAGAACAGCGAGCATGCGTGGCAGAGCATCCCTGAGATCAAATCTCTCGGGGGAAAAATCCTGGTTGCAGTTGCCGGCGGGATCAGGGTGGATAACGTCAGGGACGCACTCAGGGCTGGTGCAGACATAATCGTGGTTGGCAGAGCAATAACGAGATCAAAGGATGTAAGAGATATGACCGAGCAGTTCCTGAGCCAGCTGAAGAAGAGCGAGATCGATCAGTACAGGATCATGACAGACTTCTGA
- the truA gene encoding tRNA pseudouridine(38-40) synthase TruA, with product MKIALKIAYLGDRYYGFQRQPGLRTVESVMRDALLRIGVANGDFCYAGRTDRGVSALGQVIDFWIEEDRAYLAFPRVINSLLPSDVWAWARAVAPVGFSARWSALWREYRYFLFSPDIDLSAVREAAGHLVGTHDFRNFSMSKVDTVRRIISIDVNAHCGIVVFDVRAEGFIWNMVRRIVGALELIGIGEKPVDWILELLDPSTPHGAPTAPPEGLMLMDVGYSDLEWEEDRYTKQRVSRMLISEARRRAAMSGVIQEMLRRMRDTF from the coding sequence ATGAAGATTGCACTGAAGATCGCATATCTCGGAGATAGGTACTACGGATTTCAGAGGCAGCCGGGGCTTCGCACAGTGGAGTCTGTCATGAGAGATGCCCTTCTGAGAATCGGGGTCGCAAACGGGGACTTCTGCTATGCGGGAAGAACGGACAGAGGCGTAAGCGCGCTCGGCCAGGTTATCGATTTCTGGATTGAAGAGGATAGAGCGTATCTCGCATTCCCCAGAGTGATAAATAGTTTACTGCCATCAGATGTATGGGCATGGGCCAGGGCTGTCGCGCCGGTCGGGTTCAGCGCCAGGTGGAGCGCATTATGGAGGGAGTACAGGTATTTCCTCTTCTCTCCTGATATCGATCTGAGCGCTGTGAGAGAGGCTGCAGGGCATCTCGTCGGCACCCATGACTTTCGGAACTTCTCCATGTCAAAGGTGGACACTGTTCGCAGGATCATCTCCATCGATGTGAATGCGCATTGTGGGATTGTCGTATTTGATGTGAGAGCTGAGGGGTTTATCTGGAACATGGTCCGACGCATCGTCGGGGCCCTCGAGCTTATAGGCATTGGCGAAAAACCCGTGGACTGGATCCTGGAGCTTCTCGATCCATCGACCCCACACGGCGCGCCCACAGCACCGCCGGAGGGGCTGATGCTGATGGATGTCGGCTACAGCGACCTGGAATGGGAGGAGGATCGCTACACGAAGCAGCGCGTCTCGAGGATGCTCATCAGCGAGGCAAGACGGAGAGCTGCGATGTCTGGGGTTATACAGGAGATGCTCCGGCGGATGAGAGATACGTTCTGA
- a CDS encoding 3-isopropylmalate dehydratase large subunit yields MAGQTLSEKIFSRAANKEARAGEFVMASIDCAMIHDITGPLAVRGFYEIAGKGARVWNPSRIVILFDHQVPADSIKAAENHQMLRAFAKEQGIINYDVFSGICHQVMPENGHVLPGQLIVGTDSHTCTYGALGAFATGIGSTDMASVFATGKLWFMVPQTLRLVIDGRLRRRVTSKDVILRIIGDIGADGANYLACEFAGSAVERMSIAERMTMTNMSIEMGAKAGLVEPDRVTMTYLKEWLTEEPIRGDEDAIFEEKHWDVNDLEPQVAMPHRVDNVVPVSRLPHVKIDQIFLGSCTNGRFEDLKLAAEVMGDEPVARGVRMIVIPASRKEYMRALRAGLIEKFMEAGAIVESPCCGPCMGGSFGLIGPGEVSLSTSNRNFVGRQGSPKGEVYLCSPAVAGASAITGEITDPREI; encoded by the coding sequence ATGGCTGGTCAAACCCTCTCCGAGAAGATATTCTCAAGGGCCGCGAACAAGGAGGCCAGGGCTGGCGAGTTCGTCATGGCCTCGATAGATTGCGCGATGATACATGACATAACCGGACCCCTTGCTGTCAGGGGCTTCTATGAGATTGCAGGCAAAGGGGCCAGGGTCTGGAATCCCTCCAGGATCGTGATCCTCTTCGATCATCAGGTGCCTGCAGACAGCATAAAGGCAGCTGAGAACCATCAGATGCTGAGGGCATTTGCAAAAGAGCAGGGCATCATAAACTACGATGTGTTTAGCGGAATATGTCATCAGGTCATGCCGGAGAACGGCCATGTGCTTCCAGGACAGCTCATTGTCGGCACTGATTCTCACACATGCACCTACGGCGCGCTGGGTGCATTCGCTACCGGCATTGGCTCAACAGATATGGCCAGCGTCTTCGCCACAGGAAAGCTCTGGTTTATGGTTCCTCAGACCCTCAGGCTTGTGATAGACGGGCGCCTACGTAGGAGAGTCACATCAAAGGATGTGATTCTCAGGATCATCGGCGACATCGGCGCAGATGGTGCGAACTACCTCGCATGCGAGTTCGCCGGATCTGCGGTCGAGAGGATGAGCATCGCAGAGAGAATGACCATGACCAACATGTCGATAGAGATGGGCGCGAAGGCAGGGCTCGTGGAGCCTGACAGGGTGACCATGACATACCTAAAGGAGTGGCTCACAGAGGAGCCGATCAGGGGCGATGAGGACGCAATCTTCGAAGAAAAACACTGGGATGTGAACGATCTCGAACCACAGGTGGCCATGCCACATCGTGTTGATAATGTGGTGCCTGTCAGCAGGCTCCCTCATGTGAAGATTGACCAGATCTTCCTCGGGTCATGCACGAACGGACGATTTGAGGATCTGAAGCTCGCCGCAGAGGTGATGGGTGATGAGCCGGTCGCACGGGGAGTCAGGATGATAGTAATCCCTGCGAGCAGGAAGGAATACATGAGGGCACTCAGGGCAGGACTCATCGAGAAGTTCATGGAGGCGGGCGCGATCGTCGAGTCTCCCTGCTGCGGCCCGTGCATGGGTGGAAGCTTTGGGCTGATCGGGCCTGGAGAGGTCTCCCTGTCAACATCGAACAGAAATTTCGTCGGAAGGCAGGGCAGCCCGAAGGGCGAGGTTTATCTCTGCTCTCCGGCAGTCGCAGGGGCGAGCGCCATAACAGGAGAGATCACAGATCCGAGGGAGATCTGA
- a CDS encoding amidohydrolase gives MLIRSASIIRNGSLLKNIDILIEGNRISEVGRDLRPNDDEIIDARNMLAVPGLVNSHTHLAMTLLRGYADDMELIPWLQEKIWPLEARLKPSDVRAGVKLGCLELIRFGVTCYNDMYYFMDETAAATREMGIRGVLSGVLFDMRPEFINDVEPFIKKWRDDDLIKPAVGPHAVYTCSEETLLRAKDIAERYDVKIHIHLSETRDEVDTFVNQRHMSPVEYLENLGFLSERVVAAHCVWLTPRDIRILAERHVNVAHCPISNLKLASGIAPVATLIEHGVNVCLGTDGASSNNNLDIFEEMKVAAVVQKCSVGRSAILPADAVWRMATENAYKAFSLDMGIRRGALADLALINMRRPWFIPVTSMISHLVYSMSGEASYTICNGRVLMRDGVIEGEAKILDEAQRCYERLISEE, from the coding sequence ATGCTAATTCGCAGTGCATCCATCATTAGAAACGGGTCTCTGCTGAAGAACATCGACATTCTCATCGAGGGGAACCGCATCTCTGAGGTTGGAAGAGATTTGAGGCCGAATGATGATGAGATCATAGATGCAAGAAACATGCTCGCAGTTCCGGGTCTTGTGAACAGCCACACACACCTGGCCATGACGCTTCTCAGGGGATACGCAGATGATATGGAGCTCATTCCCTGGCTTCAGGAGAAGATATGGCCGCTGGAGGCGAGGTTGAAGCCATCTGATGTTCGTGCTGGAGTGAAGCTGGGCTGCCTGGAGCTGATAAGATTCGGCGTGACGTGCTACAATGACATGTACTACTTCATGGATGAGACTGCTGCTGCCACCAGGGAGATGGGGATCAGGGGTGTGCTCTCAGGCGTGCTATTCGATATGCGGCCGGAGTTCATCAATGATGTCGAGCCATTCATAAAAAAATGGAGAGATGACGATCTCATAAAGCCGGCTGTGGGCCCGCATGCTGTCTACACGTGTTCAGAGGAGACGCTTCTCAGGGCAAAGGATATCGCGGAGAGGTATGATGTCAAGATCCACATCCACCTCTCAGAGACCAGGGATGAGGTCGATACATTTGTGAACCAGCGGCACATGAGCCCTGTGGAGTATCTTGAAAACCTTGGGTTTCTCAGCGAGAGAGTGGTGGCAGCGCACTGCGTGTGGCTGACGCCGAGGGACATCAGGATCCTTGCGGAGAGGCATGTGAACGTCGCCCACTGCCCGATAAGCAATCTCAAGCTCGCATCAGGCATCGCTCCGGTCGCGACCCTCATCGAGCATGGGGTGAACGTCTGTCTTGGAACGGATGGAGCTTCGAGCAACAACAACCTGGACATCTTCGAGGAGATGAAGGTTGCAGCCGTGGTCCAGAAGTGCTCTGTCGGGCGTTCAGCGATACTTCCGGCTGATGCTGTCTGGCGGATGGCCACAGAGAATGCATACAAGGCATTCTCCCTTGATATGGGTATAAGGAGAGGGGCCCTCGCGGATCTCGCCCTGATCAACATGAGAAGACCATGGTTCATACCTGTGACATCGATGATCTCACATCTGGTCTACAGCATGTCGGGAGAGGCGAGCTACACGATATGCAACGGAAGGGTGCTCATGAGGGATGGCGTGATCGAGGGTGAAGCTAAGATACTTGATGAAGCCCAGCGCTGCTACGAGAGGCTTATCTCGGAAGAGTAG
- a CDS encoding tRNA pseudouridine(54/55) synthase Pus10: MPSENPTDNCIASDLISTAVRILRLGPICDSCFGRQFAMLGTGMTNSERGRSIKTLMVMSADLQASDESREMLRALAPSCRQARLRLGVEGDDENCWVCLGQMYPERLEELADRAVDELKGIECSRFLVGTFMSGLLAENEELLLADGCSRHAEPMKSEINREVGKLIALKSGKQPDLNNPEVVVHLHLSDGHVEIQIQPLYIYGRYRKLQRGFPQTRWPCRVCGGRGCERCGNTGRMYQESVDELIRGPIVEAADAEDTVFHGAGREDIDARMLGSGRPFVVEVVRPRRRDLDLNALRDEINRRCSGKVEVSDLIFVDKSMVEMVKNERFEKTYEALIEFSVPVEEEKLKSALSRLIGFVEQRTPTRVSHRRADKVRRRAVHSAELEEFSGRTARITVRCDSGLYVKELISGDAGRTRPSLAELLESDARVVELDVIDVGGVPNAKITRIS; this comes from the coding sequence ATGCCCTCTGAAAATCCAACCGATAACTGCATCGCATCCGATCTCATCTCGACTGCCGTGAGAATCCTCCGGCTCGGCCCGATATGCGACAGCTGTTTTGGCAGGCAGTTCGCCATGCTTGGGACAGGCATGACAAACAGCGAGCGCGGGCGATCGATAAAAACGCTCATGGTCATGAGTGCAGATCTCCAAGCTTCTGATGAGTCCAGGGAGATGCTGCGCGCACTCGCACCGTCCTGCAGGCAGGCCAGGCTCAGGCTGGGGGTCGAGGGCGACGATGAGAACTGCTGGGTGTGTCTTGGTCAGATGTATCCGGAGCGCCTGGAGGAGCTCGCAGACAGGGCTGTGGATGAGCTTAAAGGAATAGAGTGCAGCAGGTTTCTGGTCGGCACATTCATGAGCGGTCTTCTTGCTGAGAATGAGGAGCTCCTGCTCGCGGATGGTTGCTCCAGGCATGCAGAGCCCATGAAGTCAGAGATCAACCGCGAAGTGGGGAAGCTCATAGCATTGAAGAGCGGGAAGCAACCAGATCTCAACAATCCTGAGGTTGTTGTGCATCTTCATCTCTCAGACGGGCACGTCGAAATACAGATCCAGCCGCTTTACATCTACGGGAGGTACAGGAAGCTTCAGCGCGGATTTCCGCAGACGAGATGGCCGTGTAGGGTCTGTGGCGGAAGGGGCTGCGAGAGATGCGGCAACACAGGGCGAATGTACCAGGAGTCTGTGGATGAGCTCATAAGGGGCCCGATCGTGGAGGCGGCGGACGCTGAGGACACGGTTTTCCATGGCGCTGGGAGAGAGGACATAGATGCCAGGATGCTTGGCAGCGGCCGGCCCTTTGTGGTCGAGGTCGTGCGTCCACGCAGAAGAGATCTTGATCTGAACGCGCTGAGGGACGAGATAAACAGACGTTGCAGTGGCAAGGTAGAGGTCAGCGATCTCATTTTCGTTGACAAATCCATGGTCGAGATGGTGAAGAATGAGAGGTTCGAGAAGACCTACGAGGCTCTAATCGAGTTCTCCGTACCAGTGGAGGAAGAAAAGCTTAAATCCGCCCTGTCCAGATTGATAGGTTTTGTAGAACAGCGTACGCCAACTCGCGTCTCTCACAGAAGGGCGGATAAGGTCCGCAGGAGGGCGGTGCATAGCGCCGAGCTGGAGGAGTTCAGCGGCAGAACGGCAAGGATAACCGTCCGCTGCGATAGCGGGCTCTACGTTAAAGAGCTGATATCAGGGGATGCTGGCAGGACCAGGCCCAGCCTTGCGGAGCTTCTAGAATCAGACGCCAGGGTCGTGGAGCTGGATGTAATAGATGTAGGTGGAGTGCCTAATGCCAAAATCACACGGATTTCGTAA
- a CDS encoding 50S ribosomal protein L21e, translating to MPKSHGFRKNTRDKLKKSVRERGISPVVRAIQDFAVGEKVHIIIDPSIHKGMPHPKFHGRTGTVVGRRGRAYVLEVPDQSAKKLVIALPEHLVAQK from the coding sequence ATGCCAAAATCACACGGATTTCGTAAGAACACCAGGGATAAGCTCAAGAAGAGCGTCAGGGAGAGGGGAATCTCTCCTGTAGTCAGGGCGATACAGGATTTCGCCGTTGGTGAGAAGGTTCACATAATAATCGATCCCAGCATTCATAAAGGGATGCCACACCCGAAGTTTCATGGCAGGACCGGAACTGTGGTGGGCAGGAGAGGAAGAGCTTACGTGCTGGAGGTCCCGGATCAGAGCGCAAAGAAGCTCGTTATAGCCTTACCCGAGCACCTGGTTGCTCAGAAGTAG
- a CDS encoding RNA polymerase Rpb4 family protein, with the protein MIVKNVLKDELLTIAEVNALLKEIRERRSGEAEELGYELRRAMRHAELFSHSTPEESRQLVEALLALEKVTPEIAVKIADLRPMTRDELRAIYAKEKFSLTEEELDAILDIVRRG; encoded by the coding sequence ATGATAGTCAAGAACGTTCTGAAAGATGAACTGCTCACGATAGCAGAGGTGAATGCGCTTCTCAAAGAGATCCGGGAGAGAAGGTCGGGCGAGGCCGAGGAGCTCGGATATGAGCTCAGGCGGGCCATGCGCCATGCAGAGCTCTTCTCCCACAGCACGCCTGAGGAGAGCAGGCAGCTTGTGGAAGCTCTCCTGGCTCTTGAGAAGGTTACCCCCGAGATAGCTGTGAAGATAGCGGACCTCAGGCCCATGACCAGGGACGAGCTCAGGGCAATCTATGCGAAGGAGAAGTTCTCGCTGACAGAGGAAGAGCTGGACGCGATTCTGGATATAGTGCGCAGGGGGTAA
- a CDS encoding DUF655 domain-containing protein, with the protein MPDSRPPRRETVARILDYLPYGHVSEAITSYQKRPLVQAVGEGNFVLMEMTPKEGVVPTVGQRVNLTARDVIERVNRRITYGDLTNSAKLELGYEIQKIVLDNEDRFIRYFNEAGPITTRMHGLELLPGIGKKLMWAILNERKKGPFRSFKDLSERVKGLHNPEKLIAKRIEEELMDDRIKYRVFTAEPKEPRPAETRRRP; encoded by the coding sequence TTGCCCGATAGCAGGCCTCCAAGGAGGGAAACAGTAGCCCGGATACTTGACTATCTCCCCTACGGGCACGTTTCGGAGGCCATAACAAGCTACCAGAAGCGTCCGCTTGTTCAGGCAGTGGGCGAGGGAAACTTCGTTCTGATGGAGATGACCCCAAAGGAGGGGGTGGTTCCGACTGTCGGGCAGCGGGTGAACCTGACAGCACGCGATGTGATCGAGCGCGTGAACAGGAGGATCACCTACGGCGATCTCACAAACAGCGCCAAGCTCGAGCTCGGGTATGAGATACAGAAGATAGTGCTCGATAACGAGGACAGGTTCATCAGGTACTTCAACGAGGCTGGACCGATAACAACAAGAATGCACGGTCTCGAGTTACTCCCGGGTATAGGGAAGAAGCTGATGTGGGCCATACTCAATGAGAGGAAAAAGGGCCCTTTCAGGAGCTTTAAAGATCTCTCTGAGAGGGTGAAGGGTCTGCACAACCCTGAAAAGCTCATCGCGAAGCGCATCGAGGAGGAGCTCATGGACGACCGGATCAAGTACAGGGTGTTCACAGCAGAGCCGAAGGAGCCGAGGCCTGCCGAAACCCGCAGAAGGCCATGA
- the rsmA gene encoding 16S rRNA (adenine(1518)-N(6)/adenine(1519)-N(6))-dimethyltransferase RsmA: protein MKSGQHFLTDRGIAERIAGYAEISPSDRILEIGPGKGSLTEFLAARAGRVYAIEADPELARYVEESFPNVEVIQGDALRVDLPEYNKVVSNLPYHISTKITLRLLRNPFDLMVLMYQREFVERMLASPGSREYGRLSVNVSYYADVEVLETVPRSAFRPMPHVSSSVVRLRPRRDRELVDELIFSSISRDLFTKRRKKVKNALASIGVADDVMLDLDPSILDARPEDLGVDEFVQIARVVSEHRSRDSL, encoded by the coding sequence ATGAAATCCGGGCAGCATTTTCTAACGGACAGAGGGATCGCGGAGAGGATAGCCGGCTACGCTGAGATCTCTCCCTCGGATAGAATACTGGAGATCGGCCCCGGGAAGGGGAGTCTGACGGAGTTTTTGGCCGCCAGGGCGGGCAGGGTTTACGCTATAGAGGCGGATCCTGAGCTCGCCCGCTATGTGGAGGAAAGCTTCCCAAACGTCGAGGTGATCCAGGGTGATGCGCTCCGTGTAGATCTGCCGGAGTACAACAAGGTCGTATCAAATCTCCCCTACCACATCTCGACAAAGATAACGCTGAGGCTGCTCAGGAACCCCTTCGATCTCATGGTGCTGATGTACCAGAGAGAGTTTGTGGAGAGGATGCTCGCCTCTCCCGGCAGCAGGGAGTATGGACGGCTGAGCGTGAATGTCTCATACTACGCTGATGTCGAGGTTCTTGAAACCGTGCCGAGATCCGCGTTCAGGCCGATGCCGCATGTCAGCTCATCTGTTGTCAGACTCCGGCCGAGGAGAGACAGGGAGTTGGTCGACGAATTGATCTTCTCATCGATAAGCAGGGATCTCTTCACCAAGAGGAGAAAGAAGGTCAAAAACGCGCTGGCGTCGATAGGCGTTGCTGATGATGTGATGCTCGATCTCGACCCCTCAATACTCGATGCGAGGCCGGAGGATCTTGGGGTCGATGAGTTCGTTCAGATCGCCAGGGTGGTCTCGGAGCATCGGTCGAGAGACTCGCTGTGA